From Pagrus major chromosome 18, Pma_NU_1.0, a single genomic window includes:
- the stc2a gene encoding stanniocalcin-2a: MLVKLAVALLVLSVLEQVVGSDNIDIHDSLPEKPASQKGRLSLQNTAEIQHCLVSAGDVGCGVFECFENNSCEIRGLQEICMTFLHNAGKFDSQGKSFIKDALKCMAHGLRHKFSCISRKCVSIKEMVFQLQRECYIKHNLCSAAKENVAVMVEMIHFQDLFPKGPYVELVNILLSCGEEVKEALTRSVRLQCEQNWGALCDSLSLCSSLAPSPAGTVVEQNHRRPLPSLPEPEHPRPPRQGDKDKPGKAGFNAHPRNRSQGPRRQSPAAGVVAEQEDPEATDIRR; this comes from the exons ATGTTGGTGAAACTGGCCGTGGCGCTGCTGGTTTTGTCAGTGCTGGAGCAAGTAGTGGGATCGGATAATATTGACATCCATGACAGCCTCCCGGAGAAGCCTGCGAGCCAGAAAGGACGCCTCTCCCTGCAGAACACAG ctgagATCCAGCACTGCCTGGTGAGTGCAGGGGATGTCGGCTGTGGCGTGTTTGAGTGCTTTGAGAATAACTCCTGCGAGATACGAGGGCTACAGGAAATCTGCATGACGTTCCTGCACAACGCTGGCAAATTTGACTCTCAG GGGAAGTCCTTCATCAAGGATGCTCTCAAGTGTATGGCGCACGGGCTACGGCACAAGTTCAGCTGCAtcagcaggaagtgtgtgtcCATTAAAGAGATGGTGTTCCAGCTCCAGAGAGAGTGTTACATCAAACACAACCTGTGCTCTGCTGCTAAGGAGAATGTGGCCGTCATGGTGGAGATGATCCATTTCCAGGATCTCTTCCCTAAAGG tccaTACGTGGAGCTGGTGAATATCCTGCTGAGCTGcggagaggaggtgaaggaggcgCTGACACGAAGCGTCCGGCTACAGTGCGAGCAGAACTGGGGGGCTCTGTGCGATAGCCTGAGCCTCTGCTCCTCCCTCGCCCCGTCTCCTGCCGGAACAGTCGTCGAGCAAAACCACCGTCGCCCCTTGCCCTCCCTTCCCGAGCCGGAGCACCCTCGCCCACCACGGCAAGGCGACAAGGACAAACCTGGTAAGGCGGGCTTCAATGCCCACCCACGCAATCGCAGTCAGGGACCCCGCCGCCAGAGTCCAGCGGCCGGAGTGGTGGCCGAGCAGGAAGACCCCGAAGCCACCGACATCCGGAGGTGA